The following is a genomic window from Xiphophorus couchianus chromosome 5, X_couchianus-1.0, whole genome shotgun sequence.
TTCAAGATGTTAAGCTGATTGTGCTGGAAATTATatcatactgcccctttaagattgGGAAATGTTATGATGCCTCCTGAAATCTAATTCTTGTTCTCAGTCAGGTTCTATGAGACTGTGCATTAATTACAAGTAATTCATGGTTTAATAAaagaggaaatttaaaaactgatgcTTGTATTTACTCGGCTCACCATTGTATCGTATTAAAATCTTgcggtgacaaaaaaaaaaaagcaaaaatggagaaaataatgaaagagaACAAATTCTTTTTCACAGTGGGCTTATGAATACGAAGGGAGCTGTGATGTAAATTTGAATGTGAAATTTTCCCTCAGGCAGTCAAAGAGAGCCCTTATTTACGAGAGCGCCGTGACTCGTGGCGAGCCGGAAAATCCGGTGGCGGTCAAAGCTGTGAAGCGGTCGACCAGCTTCATCAACCCTCTGGCGTTCTTCAGGAGGCCGGAGGCTGCAAAGGACAACTCCAGGGTCTACTTCATCTACAGCAACCCTCTGCCAGTGGGACTgaacgaggaagaggaggaggaacacAAAAAAGCCACCGCCACCAGCACCACCAGCGGCGGCGGCAGACTGCAGCAGCAGACTTTGCTGACAATGCCGCCGTCGTTACGAGAGTACGCCAGTGACCCCAGCAGCGGATTCATCTTGGACCCTCCCATATTTTACATGCAGCTTTAAACAattagaagaaaagaaatggctATGAAGTTAATCTCGTCTGTAGCTTTGTCCACTATCAGAACCTTGTAGGTTAAAATCTTCAGTTTCATTAACGCAGTGTAAAAATGCAAGAGCCAGGAGAAAAGTTTTGACTTTATGATAACCCGGACTCAAAATACGAGTCATTGCCGTATAATTcttatatttaaaactgaaaaaaaaatcccacaacaTATCTCCATAAGGACAAATGTATTAACttagcttttcctttttttttccttttatcaaACATTGAAATGGATAGTTCTGGtacaataaacatgttttcctaTCATTTCCTTTTAAGTCTAGTTTTTGCTTCCAGTGTTATTCCATGTTGATTAGGActgatttttaacattaaaagttattttagattagttgatttaaaaatacgTTGTTATAGTGCCTAAATACAACTCATTTGTAAACACTAACAAAACAgttggggctgcacagtggcgcagttggtagcactgttgccttggcCCGGGgtttgcatggagtttgcatgttctccctgtgcatgcatgggttctctccgggtactccggcttcctcccacagtccaaaaacgtgACTGTTAGGGGTGagtgtttgtcctgtatgtctttgtgttgacAGACCGGCGActtgtccagggtgaaccccgcctcttgcccggaacgtagctggagataggcaccagcaaccctcctgaccccattagggacatgggtgaacagaaaatggatggatggaacaaaACAgttattgtaatatttattacTATGTTAATAAGTGCTGCATTTAAGCATTTATGGAAAGTGGGAGAGAAattaactaaacaaaaaaggaggGAGATTCAAGACATGAACGTTGCTGGAGTCGTGAATTCAATAATTATACATATCCAGGATGTGAGCTTgtccttttgtgttttctaacaCCACTTCTTAACTTCCTGTCAGAGGTTTCTAAGTGGTACAAAATCGTCATTTCAGATGAGAGGaactgttgcattttatttggaaatcaaggtcAAGTGGAAGAGGAGCGGAGAGGTGCAGAATCCAGGTGACGTTTCCAGTCAGTGATGGTTCAGGGAGCCATGCCATCGGTCACCGTTGCTCCACTGGGTTTCCTCAAATTTCCAAAtttagaaactaaaactaaGCTAATAAGTTCAAAACGAAACAATTTTCAAACATCTTTGACGACAGAGTCGATTTTGCACATTGTACCTTTAATGGAAAGGATTTGCGAAGTCTTTAAAAACATCACCGTCACATTTTCCGAgacataaaatagaaaaagaatcTGAAGTGACTATTAACAGGTTTTAATAAAACTGGTGGCGTTGTTTAAAAAAGGCAAGCAGAGCGTGGATTACAGACAGAGGGGAGAAGAAGTGAAAGGGTTATCGCAGAGCAACCACTGAGAGGACGTGGAGTCCTCAGACGACGGGCTGCGTCTCCCTGACCAGCCACTGCAGAGCCTCCATCCTGCCCTGCCGCTCCAGCTCCGCACCAACCACCTCCCTGCACCTCCGGTGGTACTCGTTCACCCAGTCCTTCTGCAGGGACACAAGGGTGGAGAAGCCATGATGGCACcggctgcgtttccattgcaaaATGGATGGAAACCGCAGATACTGACAGCAGAGCACTTCTGAGGAAAACGGCGCACGTTTGAagcttttatgtttaatttaatcatgCATCGCGAACATCACCGTAAATGATTGTTCAAATCAAGAACTGGTTTTACAAGTTtaaatttgttgtgaatttaTTCTGCTTGGAGTCACGTCGGATTACAGTAAACTCAATGCATCTAATACATGATGCTTACAGTTTTCCAAAATTGATGTATTCGATGTACAGGTCTCTCACCTCCTTCTGGGTGAGCAGCTCCGTGTTCATCATCTTCACTTGGATAGGAACCAAAGTCAGAGGCTCAAACGTCAGACTCCCCCTGTTCCTGTAGTTGTACTTGAAGCacagatggaagaaaaacagaaaagaaggcAGAAATTACACCATATGATGATTGGACATggcattttattgatttttgagatGATATTTATTTGCAACTGTGTTTTTACTTTGGGCTTAGCGGGAACAACGAGGACCACGTTTTCAATACGAATCCCAAACGATCCGTCTTCATAGTATCCAGGCtctagaaaaacaacataaacaaggGAAGGATAATGTAGTCTTTGGAGAATGTcgaaaaatatctcaaatatcAACTAATGCCAAGGTTACTCAGATCAGGAATCTTTTAGAGGTGAGTTTACATTAAGATGTAATGTAAATCCACCTTTATTTAGATCTTTAAACAAGTGAGCATTCATGAGTGGGTTGTCCtacacaaactaaaaataaatctccaaaAACACTGCAGCTTAAATGTTAAACTCTGATTATGACAAGTTAAAGTAGAAATTATAGATAAatatcagatttgttttctctctttttaaaaaaaaattagtttgattttcattttttccaataACGTATCCAAGACTGAAAAATTActaataaaaccacaaaatgctAAACATTTCCAAAGACCCTGAATGTAGTAACTCAAAGTCTAGTAGTTGAAATCTAggaataaagccaaaaaaaattaaaagttggtCATTTCTGTCTGCAGCCTCTCTGAGTTTGGTGACGTTAATCCCTCCTGCCCTCCCATCCCGTGTCGTACCGTCGCTGACGATCATTCCGGCCTCCAGAGGTTCGTCGGCGAAGGTTTTGTAGCTGATGCCGCAGGGCCCCTCGTGGACGTTGAGGAAGCAGCCCACGCCGTGACCCGTTCCGTGAAGGTAGTCCAGTCCTGACTCCCACAGGGCGGCACGGGCAAACGAGTCCAGCAGGTGGCCTGGACACACGGACGCAGTTAGTCAAGGAGAAAAAGCTGTAGATTAAAATACATAGCACATATTGCCTAcattttttacagacaaattgCCTCGGTGTGGACCCTTGGAAGTGGTTTCGATATTATGGGCGGCTCTCTGGGTCTGATCTGCAGCTTCCAGGTCAGATTTAAATTACAGAGctgttgtaattttattaaaggAGTTATCTTAAATATGAAGATTCCTagtttaaaatccaaaatacaTACAGTGCCTATTAAACATAATCACCCCTTTggatattttataattttagtGCTTTTATAGTCAACAAAATTGGACTTTtctgaccaaaaaaaattacaaaaacaacagacacTATCAAAGTGAAAGTTCTACAAAAATCGTCttaattttgcaaaaatcaACCGTCACCAGTCCTCAGTTATATGACAGTTTACTGATGACTTGtagttaaaaagaagaagaaaataccAGATACATTTCCATAAAGTATTAGAAagttgaaaatgaatgaattaattcaTCAGACCTCATGACTTTCTGATCAACACTCATAAATCCTCTTAAAGGAGTAATCTCTACTAGAGAAGCAGTGCTTGCCTTTAGTTCCATTGGGGAAAATGGCAGCGCTGACAGCTATGTGTCCCTTCAGCACGTAAGTAAAGCATTCCTGCGGGGgaataaaaagcaaagttaTCCACATTTATAACAGATTGGGTGGTTAGAACCAATACGTCAAGCCCATTTTCACAACAATAAGCCGGTTCACCTTCTCAAAAGCGGAAGGCGTCCCGAAATGCACGGTGCGGGTGACATCTGTGGTTCCATCGCTGCCAAACACACAACGCAAGTTCTCTTGGTCGTTCATGTCAGTAGATATCAGCTGAACCAAGCAATGTATGCCATAAAATAACTGATATGCAACAGCAACATATTTACATGTACTGAGCTCCAGAGTCAATCAGATAAACTTCATTCACAGTAAGAGTTCTGTTGGTTTCAGGAAGGGGTCTGCAAGAAGGAAATGTGGGTTAGCTGTGTCAAAGGTCAAAATTATTCCACAGGTTTTGCTTGTTTGCTTGGTCTCCTCACTGACCGGTAATGTATGATGGCTCCATTCGGACCCACGCTGGAGATGGTGGGGAAGCTGAGGCCAACAAAGTCTTTCTGCtgactggaaagaaaaacagaaagaaattcaTTCAGCACATCCTGCACACATTGTGTCAAAATCCCTAAACCTTAGGAAGCTGAACCACACTGAAGAATCTAAATTACAAACCACCGTCAGCGAATTATGTTGCATTAAATATGCTTATTTAATAATGTGTATAGCAAAAAACACCCCCCAAAATAACaaagttttatgaaaatatgGTTTTTTACACCTCCAGTGGACACGTTTCTTATTCAAAAGTCCAGTAGAGGGCGATATTTCTCATGATTGGTGAATTTCACAAGTCTTCACACatcttttaaatgcagaaatcaGGGTtcctatacattttttttatgtcaaaccTTCACACTTTTCCAAATCTACCAAAGTAATCTGTCCTTAACGGAAAAATCTTAAATTCTGAATACAAATAATTACTATGAATGTAAGACAGATATTACTACTGCCATAAGCTTTTGCTAGAAAGCAGTAGTAAatgaagaaggaaagaaagaaggatgAAGGAGTGAAAGGAAGCATGGATATTTTAGAGAGCTGGGCAGAATTCTcaaatatatcttttttatttccttttatagCACTTATTCAGACCTGCAACAATTCAGGTTTCTGTGGAATTAAAGGTGACACAAAGTCAACCGAATTGACGTCACAAACTGGACACGGAAAGCCGAAAATCACCTGCGGAGTTCCTCGGCCTTATCGGCTGCAGAGATCTCAGTCACGTTGCCGTTGGGGATCTACGAAACAGCCGCCGAAGCGACAACaagtggtgtgaaaaaaaacaacactggcACCCTTAGAGGTTTGAGTGGAACTAAGTGATTTAAACGCATCTACTTGAACAAAGTGTTCCCAGTTTCAAACAATCAAAAGATCCAAACGTGAGCCAGGCTTGATCCTTGCCTGTGAGTCTCCAGTTATACATCCATAAGTAGAGAATATATTTCTACTGACaggttttgtgaaaaagaaTACCTCCTTTTCCAACCAAGCAAAGAGTTCACAAAGAGCAACAGCATCCTTGATCTGttgagagagagaagaaaaacaacaacaaaaaaaccatctgtctttatttttaagcagaacTGAATTGAAGAGGAAATCAATGGCTCAAGTTTTAtgtaaattacatatttttaaggtTCAAAATCTCTTACATGGGCCATTTTCATGCCCTTGATCTCGGTGGCGTTCTTTACGGCTTTGGAGAGGCAGAGCGGAGTGTAGGGAATCGGAGTCCTGTGAGCCTAAATGATAAGAGACATTATTAAGAGCCAACACAAATCagccttttaattttaatctttttttttctttccgtttagttttctttaatttaaccgacaagtaaaaaaaatgtcctaGTGTTTTAATATGTATACATATCAACTTATGTATATTTGcgaaataacaaaataaatgctttgatACATACCTTAATgtaaatgaagcaaaaatgtattaaacatagaaataaatcatacacaatttataaaaaaaatcctaagtATCTCAGGATTTATTTAATTCTAATAATTACAATCCAAATTGTTCTAATTTAATGATTGCACAGCAAACTAAGctcaaaaaaacttttttgttgatatttattttttaagttcagAACTATTTTagagcatattttttttaagtatgctAGTTCAATTATTAGCAAATCAACAAGTGAGCCTTTTTTTGTACAGACTGCTAGAGGAATGGGTTAACTGTTGTACATCTAAAAGTAACTTCAAAACTGATGTCCTGGAGATGCATGTGGGTGTTTTCCCTACAATGTGCTTGTAACCTGCAACACAAACCACCATAGACCTGCAACAGCTCCGTGAGGACGTAAACAAACAGCTTTTCCTGCTTACTAAGAACTGAGTTCAACTTCCCTTTCTGACAAAGTCCAGAGCAAACCGTCCAGTCTTCTCTCACCTTTGGGACGACCTGCATAAGAGCGCAGCTGGCCTTGTCACAGATCCACACTTTGTCTTTGGGGCCGAGCGCGGCGCAGATCGCCTGGAGCTCGGTGTAGACGGACTCATACGGGAAGGTCTGGACGCTCAGCTCGGGCCGCCTGGGGGAGTCCAGCTGCAGGTGGTCCCGCACTACCGTGTCAGACAGCCGCTTCAGGTCCAC
Proteins encoded in this region:
- the xpnpep1 gene encoding xaa-Pro aminopeptidase 1 isoform X2 produces the protein MSPKITGELLRLLRQAMRNCKYFSEPIHAYIVPSGDAHQSEYIAPCDCRREFICGFNGSAGTAIITEQHAAMWTDGRYFLQASQQMDNNWALMKMGLKETPSQEDWLINVLPENSKVGVDPWIIAADQWKNMSKALTSAGHSLVAVQDNLIDVVWTDRPDRPSTQLHTLGLEYTGISWQDKITMLRGKMTERKISWFVATALDEIAWLFNLRGADINYNPVFFAYAIVGMNSIRLFVDLKRLSDTVVRDHLQLDSPRRPELSVQTFPYESVYTELQAICAALGPKDKVWICDKASCALMQVVPKAHRTPIPYTPLCLSKAVKNATEIKGMKMAHIKDAVALCELFAWLEKEIPNGNVTEISAADKAEELRSQQKDFVGLSFPTISSVGPNGAIIHYRPLPETNRTLTVNEVYLIDSGAQYIDGTTDVTRTVHFGTPSAFEKECFTYVLKGHIAVSAAIFPNGTKGHLLDSFARAALWESGLDYLHGTGHGVGCFLNVHEGPCGISYKTFADEPLEAGMIVSDEPGYYEDGSFGIRIENVVLVVPAKPKYNYRNRGSLTFEPLTLVPIQVKMMNTELLTQKEKDWVNEYHRRCREVVGAELERQGRMEALQWLVRETQPVV
- the xpnpep1 gene encoding xaa-Pro aminopeptidase 1 isoform X1, which codes for MASQKSDTAMSPKITGELLRLLRQAMRNCKYFSEPIHAYIVPSGDAHQSEYIAPCDCRREFICGFNGSAGTAIITEQHAAMWTDGRYFLQASQQMDNNWALMKMGLKETPSQEDWLINVLPENSKVGVDPWIIAADQWKNMSKALTSAGHSLVAVQDNLIDVVWTDRPDRPSTQLHTLGLEYTGISWQDKITMLRGKMTERKISWFVATALDEIAWLFNLRGADINYNPVFFAYAIVGMNSIRLFVDLKRLSDTVVRDHLQLDSPRRPELSVQTFPYESVYTELQAICAALGPKDKVWICDKASCALMQVVPKAHRTPIPYTPLCLSKAVKNATEIKGMKMAHIKDAVALCELFAWLEKEIPNGNVTEISAADKAEELRSQQKDFVGLSFPTISSVGPNGAIIHYRPLPETNRTLTVNEVYLIDSGAQYIDGTTDVTRTVHFGTPSAFEKECFTYVLKGHIAVSAAIFPNGTKGHLLDSFARAALWESGLDYLHGTGHGVGCFLNVHEGPCGISYKTFADEPLEAGMIVSDEPGYYEDGSFGIRIENVVLVVPAKPKYNYRNRGSLTFEPLTLVPIQVKMMNTELLTQKEKDWVNEYHRRCREVVGAELERQGRMEALQWLVRETQPVV